The Siansivirga zeaxanthinifaciens CC-SAMT-1 region TGTTTAAAACTCAAACCCGGCGTCGAAAAAAGCTTATATAAAGATTCTTTCACACACCAAATAATAGTAAGCTTATTTATGTAATCTGGAGCATGCGGTTTTAAATAGCTAAACTCGTAATCTATAAACTTATGGGCGATAACCGAGATTTTATCGCGTTGCTTTTCTATATCAATCCCAATAATAGCATCGCTAATAATTACAGCCGAAAAAGTAAACGAATGTGTTATAGAAATATGGTTGCCATCCTTTAAATGTGGCTTACCATTGGCATCGTAAAACAAATCGTCATCGGTATATCCAAAAGCGTTTAATAAATGTCTAACGCTTAAAAATCCGCGTTGGTGCAATTCACTTTTCATTCCTAAAACCCGACTTAAACTTTGAGGTTTTAAGTTAACCGCCTGCATTAATTCATCAAAAGACTCTGTTATTTTCCATATTTTAACAGTAGTTTTAGAATTTGGAGTAATGGTTTTATAAAGAGGCATTTAATATTCTAAAAGTTATTAGTTATCTTTGCACCGCTTAAGGCAGATAAAACATTTTTATAAAGCGAATTTAACCATTTAAGTTTTATACACAAGAATGTTTTGGTTTTAAAAACAAAAGAAAAAAATTGATATGAGCACAAAAACAATTCCTTATGTAGCTAATAAAGTGAAAGATATATCACTTGCAGCTTGGGGACGCAAAGAAATTGAATTAGCCGAAGCAGAAATGCCAGGTTTAATGAGTTTACGTGAAGAATACGGTAATTCGCAACCATTAAAAGGAGCCAGAATTGCAGGATGCCTTCACATGACCATTCAAACAGCTGTTTTAATTGAAACCTTACAAGCTTTAGGTGCCGAAGTTACTTGGAGTTCTTGTAACATTTTTTCAACGCAAGATCAAGCTGCTGCCGCTATTGCTGCTGCAGGAACATCGGTTTATGCTTGGAAAGATATGACCGAAGAAGAATTTGATTGGTGTATAGAACAAACCCTTTTCTTTGGCGAAGACAGAAAACCACTTAACATGATTCTTGACGATGGTGGCGATTTAACCAATATGGTACTAGACCGTTACCCAGAATTAGTTTCAGGCATTAAAGGATTAAGCGAAGAAACCACAACAGGTGTACACAGACTTTACGAACGTGTAAAAAATGGCACCTTACCAATGCCAGCAATTAACGTAAACGACAGTGTTACAAAATCTAAATTCGACAACAAATACGGTTGTAAAGAAAGTGCTGTAGATGCTATACGTCGTGCAACCGATGTTATGTTAGCAGGAAAACGCGTTGTTGTTTGTGGTTACGGCGATGTTGGTAAAGGTACAGCCGCCTCTTTTAAAGGCGCAGGCAGTATTGTTACTGTAACAGAAATCGATCCTATTTGTGCATTACAAGCCGCTATGGATGGTTTTGAAGTTAAAAAACTAGAAACCGTTGCTCCTAACGCCGATATTATTATCACCACTACAGGAAATAAAGATATTGTACGCAGCGAGCATTTTGAAGCCGTAAAAGACAAAACCATTATTTGTAACATTGGGCATTTCGATAACGAAATAGATATGGCTTGGTTAAATAAAAACTACGGTCACACCAAAAACACCATTAAACCACAAGTAGATAAATATACCATTAACGGTAAAGACATTATTATACTTGCCGAAGGCCGCTTAGTTAACCTAGGCTGCGCAACAGGTCACCCAAGTTTTGTAATGAGTAACTCATTTACAAACCAAACATTGGCACAAATAGAACTTTGGACAAACAGCGAAGCATACGAAAACAACGTTTACATGTTACCAAAACACCTAGACGAAAAAGTGGCTAAGCTTCACCTAGAAAAAATTGGTGTCGAATTAACCGAGTTAAAACCAGACCAAGCAGAATACATTGGTGTTACTGTAGAAGGCCCTTACAAACCAGAATACTACAGATATTAACTATTGCTGCGAAAGCAGGAATCTCAAATTCCAAAAAAAATCCCGACGCTTCGGGACTAAATCCCAGACAACACTGTTTGGGATTTTTTTTGGCAATTGCTAAAGCACCGCGCTTTCCGCTATATCTTTTTTGCCTTTAATAGCAAAAAAGGATGCCGCTGCAATCGCTATTGCACCGTTTAGCCTTGGTCGTCTACCAAATCCTCTTCAAAGTACCACCATAAACTAGAATCTATAACCGATTTCATTTTTACAATATCAACATCATTCTTCAAAAAAATAGTAATACTCTCATCGGCTCTATTTTGTTCTATACTCTCTTGAATTTCAATAGTATCAATTTCATCAAAACGTTCTAAATGATTTTTAATTTTTTCATCTAAAGATTCATCACTTAAAAAAATTTTAATGGTAGGATGGCATGGGGAATTTCTAATTTCAGATCTAAATGGAAGTTGCATAATCTCAATTTTTTAAATGAAATATTAATTAATTCCCTTATAAGATACGCATTAATTCCCTAATAATCAACAAAAAAGTCTTTGCGTAGTGCAAGGACTTTTTAAAATATTGTAAAGAAAACTATTTCTTATCCTTCAAAAGGAATTACAGAAACATAAGATTTATTATCTTTTTTCTTAGTAAATTTTACAACGCCATCAACATATGCGTGTAATGTATGATCTTTAGAAGAGTATACATTCTCACCTGGGTGATGTGTATTTCCTCTTTGTCTTACGATAATGTTTCCAGCAATAGCAGCTTGACCACCAAAAATCTTAACGCCTAAACGTTTCGATTCTGATTCTCTACCATTCTTAGAACTACCTACTCCTTTTTTATGAGCCATTGTCTTAAGTTTTTATATTGTTAAACATTAATGGTTAGCAATTAAGCTTTACCACCATTTAATTCATCTTGCCATTTTTTAAGCTCATCCCACTTACCATCAGCAGCTAATTGCGCTTGTGCTGGCCAAGTATCTGTTACGTGGTTACCACGAACACCTGCAATGATTTCAGAAATTTTAGCAGCATCAGTTTTAGCTAATTCTGCGAAAGTAGTAATACCAGCATCTGCTAAAGTTTCAGCAATTTTTGGTCCAATACCTTCAACTTTCTTTAAATCATCTGCTTTTGCTGTTGCTTTTTTAGCTTCAGCTTTAGGAGCAGCTTTTTCTGCTTTTGCTGGGGCAGCTTTCTTAGCTCCAGAAGCAGCAATACTTTCAATTACGATTTCAGTTAAAGATTGACGGTGACCATTTTTTACACGGTATCCTTTACGTCTTTTCTTTTTGAAAACTATAACTTTATCACCTTTAAGGTGCTTTAAGACTTTTGCTCCTACTTGAGCTCCGTCTATAGCTGGGGCGCCTACAGTTACATTGTCACCTTCACCAATAAGAAGAACATTATCAAAAGAAACTTGTTTCCCTTCTTCAGTTTGTAAACGGTGTACAAAAACCTTTTGGTCTTTAACAACTTTAAATTGTTGCCCTGCTATCTCTACAATTGCGTACATAGCGTAACGTTTTATTAAATTAATTTTTATTCAAAAATGAGTGCAAATATACTCCTAATTAATTAATCTACAAACGTTTTATATCTTTTTGAAAAGATTTTTTTATTTCTTGAAAAACTGCATAACGGTGAAGGTCGCAATTACAGTTGTTGCAAGCCCCATAATGAATACAACGAAGCTTACCATACCAATATCTACATTGAACCCACTCTTGATTTCATGAAGCATATCTGGTAGAAAATTAATGTTAATCTCGGTAGCGTAGAATAAAAAGAACAAAGTAAACAAAAACGACGCTATAAAACCCGTTATTATGCCTGTTTTAAAACCTTCTCCATAAGAAAAATCATTGTAATTCTGTATTTTTTTATAACGTATCACCTCGAAGATTCCTAATGTTGTAATAACAGCGTTAAAAAAGCTAAATGCTGGATGAATATGGTTATTAAACAATGATAAAACTAAAAAATAAGCAATTAGGACCGCACTGGTTACTAATCCGAATCTAATAGGAAGGGATAAACTTTTCATAATTAAAGTGTTTTTCTTTTAAATTTCGGAAAAATTATGGAATAATAATAATTTTGAAGCTGTTTTTTAAATATAAGCTACATAAAAACAAGCTATTAACACAATTAAAATGATTAGTTAATATAACAAATTAGACCGTTTTATTTTTATAAATTTGTAAACTATTAAATTTATTTAGAATGCATATCATAAAAAAAATCTTCGCCGTTACAGTAACATCCATAATGGTATTAAGCTGTAAAAATGAATCTAATCCAGAAGTAAAAACTATTGAAGTTGCAACTACTAGTGTGGCCAAAGCAACTTTAGACCCGAATGCTACTTACGCAAAAGTAGAATTTACCATTGAAGGCATGACCTGTGCTATGGGCTGTGCTAAAACAATAGAAAATAAAATTGCTAAAATGACAGGTGTAAAATCTTCTGTTGTCGATTTTGATAAACAACTTGCTATGGTAGAATACGACGTAGCTAAGGTAACCCCTGAAACTTTAGAACAAACCGTTGTGAGTGTTTCAAACCAATACAAGGTTAAAGACATAAAAACTATTACATCGTTAGAGTAGTACATGCTTTAAAATAAAGTTTTTATATATTAAAACGGCTGAGGAAAAGGGATTGCGATACGGCTTATTTTAACATGTAAAAACCAAAAAGCCTTCAAAAGTATTTGAAGGCTTTTTAATTTTTCCACTTTAACGTTTCCATAATATGGCCAATATCTTTCTGCATATAATTAATGGCCGGTAAAATAGAATCGTAATTGGGTTTTGCATTAAAATAAAGAGAGCCCGTTAAAAAATGATTCTCACTGTCTGTAACATAAAATTGCACTGGTGAGGCGACGTTGCCTTTTACTTCCGATAATACTCCATAAACTTTACGCTTACTATCTTCAAAAGGATATACTGGTATCTCATCGGCTTTAACAGCGTGCTCTAAAGTAAATTTTTGTGCATCGCGCAGATAATCGGTTAAGTTTTCTTCACGACCTTCTATTGCTTTGTATGTTATAAAAACAACCCCTTTTAAGGTTGGATATTCCAGATTAATACCATAGCTCTCGGTTGGCGCCTTTAATTGTCTGATATTAATTTTTGTCGCTTGCAGGTTTTTTTCAAAAGTAAATGGCAAATCGGTATTTAAATTGGTGTATTGGGCTCTAGGATAATCTAACCTTAAATAGGCTTTAGGTTTAGGCACATAATCTTCAGAGCATGAAAATGCACTTATTAAAACAAGTATTAATAAATAAAAATTAGGCTTCATTAAGGATGGTGAATTTCACAAGCTTGATTCTTTTTTTGTCTAAAGCTTCTATTTTAAAAACGTAATTTTTAAAATTTATTTTACTGTTTAACTTAGGAAAGCTTCCTGAAATTTCTAAAACAAACCCAGCAATGGTTTCTGCTTCGCCTTTGTTTTCTTCAAAAACCGTTTCGTCTTCAATTTTAATAATTTTATAAAAATCTTTTAAAGCTGTTTTTCCTTCAAAAACAAAATTATGTTCGTCTAGTTTCGAGTAGGTCAAATCTTCATCATCGAACTCATCGCTTATATCGCCAACAATTTCTTCAATAATATCTTCTAATGAAATTAATCCAGATGTGCCACCATATTCATCTACTACAACAGCCAAATGCACTTTTTTCTCTTGAAACTCTGCCATTAAATCATCTAGCTTTTTGTTTTCAGGTACAAAAAACGGATCTCTAATTAACGCATTCCAATCAAATTGTTTTCTATCAATATAGGGCAGTAAATCTTTAACGTATAAAATTCCTTTAATGGAGTCGATGTTATCTTTATAAATAGGTATTCTTGAATAACCATTTTTTATTATTTCCGGCAAAATCTCACTAAACTTCTGTTCGATGTTTAGTGCAAAAATATCTATTCGCGGACGCATAACTTGTTTGGTTTCGGTATTACCAAACTGCACAATACCTTGTAAAATTTTGTGTTCTTCTTTTGTAGTATCCTCTTCGCTTGTTAGTTCTAGGGCCTGAGATAATTGATCGACACTTAAATTAGATTTTTGTTTCCCCAACCTATTATGAATAGCAATTGTAACACTTCGCATTGGCAAACTTAATGGAGACAAAACAACATCTAGAACACGTAAAGGATACGCCATAAATGTTGCAAATTTTAAGTTATTACGACTGGCATAAATTTTAGGAAGAATTTCTCCAAAAAGTAAAATTAAAAAGGTAACCACTACCACTTCAAAGGTGAATTTTAAGATTGGAGAGGTAATTACCGAAAACAAATCGCTGCTTATGTAAGCAAATAAAATTACAACGGCGATGTTTATAAAATTATTAGCAACTAATATCGTAGCCAATAGTTTTTTTGGTCGCTCTAATAATTTTTCGATAATTAAAATAGGTTTT contains the following coding sequences:
- the ahcY gene encoding adenosylhomocysteinase, which produces MSTKTIPYVANKVKDISLAAWGRKEIELAEAEMPGLMSLREEYGNSQPLKGARIAGCLHMTIQTAVLIETLQALGAEVTWSSCNIFSTQDQAAAAIAAAGTSVYAWKDMTEEEFDWCIEQTLFFGEDRKPLNMILDDGGDLTNMVLDRYPELVSGIKGLSEETTTGVHRLYERVKNGTLPMPAINVNDSVTKSKFDNKYGCKESAVDAIRRATDVMLAGKRVVVCGYGDVGKGTAASFKGAGSIVTVTEIDPICALQAAMDGFEVKKLETVAPNADIIITTTGNKDIVRSEHFEAVKDKTIICNIGHFDNEIDMAWLNKNYGHTKNTIKPQVDKYTINGKDIIILAEGRLVNLGCATGHPSFVMSNSFTNQTLAQIELWTNSEAYENNVYMLPKHLDEKVAKLHLEKIGVELTELKPDQAEYIGVTVEGPYKPEYYRY
- a CDS encoding gliding motility-associated protein GldE, which produces MDPDPTSFKSLILTVDYSVVLGIVLLFVLLFCSALISGAEVAMFSLTRSDLEKGLESKLKPILIIEKLLERPKKLLATILVANNFINIAVVILFAYISSDLFSVITSPILKFTFEVVVVTFLILLFGEILPKIYASRNNLKFATFMAYPLRVLDVVLSPLSLPMRSVTIAIHNRLGKQKSNLSVDQLSQALELTSEEDTTKEEHKILQGIVQFGNTETKQVMRPRIDIFALNIEQKFSEILPEIIKNGYSRIPIYKDNIDSIKGILYVKDLLPYIDRKQFDWNALIRDPFFVPENKKLDDLMAEFQEKKVHLAVVVDEYGGTSGLISLEDIIEEIVGDISDEFDDEDLTYSKLDEHNFVFEGKTALKDFYKIIKIEDETVFEENKGEAETIAGFVLEISGSFPKLNSKINFKNYVFKIEALDKKRIKLVKFTILNEA
- the gldD gene encoding gliding motility lipoprotein GldD, with product MKPNFYLLILVLISAFSCSEDYVPKPKAYLRLDYPRAQYTNLNTDLPFTFEKNLQATKINIRQLKAPTESYGINLEYPTLKGVVFITYKAIEGREENLTDYLRDAQKFTLEHAVKADEIPVYPFEDSKRKVYGVLSEVKGNVASPVQFYVTDSENHFLTGSLYFNAKPNYDSILPAINYMQKDIGHIMETLKWKN
- the rplU gene encoding 50S ribosomal protein L21; the protein is MYAIVEIAGQQFKVVKDQKVFVHRLQTEEGKQVSFDNVLLIGEGDNVTVGAPAIDGAQVGAKVLKHLKGDKVIVFKKKRRKGYRVKNGHRQSLTEIVIESIAASGAKKAAPAKAEKAAPKAEAKKATAKADDLKKVEGIGPKIAETLADAGITTFAELAKTDAAKISEIIAGVRGNHVTDTWPAQAQLAADGKWDELKKWQDELNGGKA
- a CDS encoding heavy-metal-associated domain-containing protein; this encodes MHIIKKIFAVTVTSIMVLSCKNESNPEVKTIEVATTSVAKATLDPNATYAKVEFTIEGMTCAMGCAKTIENKIAKMTGVKSSVVDFDKQLAMVEYDVAKVTPETLEQTVVSVSNQYKVKDIKTITSLE
- the rpmA gene encoding 50S ribosomal protein L27; protein product: MAHKKGVGSSKNGRESESKRLGVKIFGGQAAIAGNIIVRQRGNTHHPGENVYSSKDHTLHAYVDGVVKFTKKKDNKSYVSVIPFEG
- a CDS encoding DUF4199 domain-containing protein, coding for MKSLSLPIRFGLVTSAVLIAYFLVLSLFNNHIHPAFSFFNAVITTLGIFEVIRYKKIQNYNDFSYGEGFKTGIITGFIASFLFTLFFLFYATEININFLPDMLHEIKSGFNVDIGMVSFVVFIMGLATTVIATFTVMQFFKK
- a CDS encoding 4'-phosphopantetheinyl transferase family protein — its product is MPLYKTITPNSKTTVKIWKITESFDELMQAVNLKPQSLSRVLGMKSELHQRGFLSVRHLLNAFGYTDDDLFYDANGKPHLKDGNHISITHSFTFSAVIISDAIIGIDIEKQRDKISVIAHKFIDYEFSYLKPHAPDYINKLTIIWCVKESLYKLFSTPGLSFKQHCLVIPMSDNTNETVAWIDYNNKKYRYNIQFLEFEGFTCAYAIA